Proteins from one Gasterosteus aculeatus chromosome 11, fGasAcu3.hap1.1, whole genome shotgun sequence genomic window:
- the wipi2 gene encoding WD repeat domain phosphoinositide-interacting protein 2 isoform X2: MNLASQSGDAGGSQLLFANFNQDNTSLAVGTKSGYKFFSLSSVDKLEQIYECTDTEDVCIVERLFSSSLVAIVSLKAPRKLKVCHFKKGTEICNYSYSNTILAVKLNRQRLIVCLEESLYIHNIRDMKVLHTIRETPPNPSGLCALSISNDNCYLAYPGSATIGEVQVFDTVNLRAANMIPAHDSPLAALAFDASGTKMATASEKGTVIRVFSIPEGQKLFEFRRGVKRCVSICSLAFSMEGLYLSASSNTETVHIFKLETQKEKPAEEPTTWGGYLGKVLMASTTYLPSQVTEMFTQGRAFATVRLPFCGHKNICALAVIQKIPRLLVAAADGYLYLYNLDPQEGGECTLMKQHRLDGIAEPANEILEQSHDRPLMAQTYSAAAAKGYCEEQGAVGGAGLEDDLNDLHLEEENEQPPLILETD, encoded by the exons ATGAACCTGGCCAGTCAAAGCGGGGACGCTGGCGGAAGCCAGCTTCTCTTCGCCAACTTCAACCAGGACAACAC GTCCTTGGCTGTTGGCACCAAATCGGGATACAAGTTTTTCTCCCTGTCCTCTGTGGACAAATTGGAGCAGATATATGAATGTA CGGACACAGAGGATGTCTGCATCGTGGAGCGCCTGTTCTCCAGCAGCCTGGTGGCCATCGTGAGCCTAAAAGCGCCGAGGAAGCTCAAAGTCTGTCACTTCAAGAAGGGAACCGAGATCTGCAACTACTCCTATTCCAACACCATACTGGCAGTCAAGCTCAACAGACAG AGGCTGATCGTGTGTCTGGAGGAGTCCCTTTACATTCACAACATCCGCGACATGAAAGTGCTGCACACCATCAGAGAAACTCCACCCAACCCTTCAG GATTGTGCGCCCTTTCCATCAGCAACGATAACTGTTACCTGGCGTACCCGGGCAGTGCTACGATAGGAGAAGTCCAGGTGTTCGACACAGTCAACCTG CGAGCGGCTAACATGATTCCGGCCCACGACAGCCCATTAGCAGCTCTGGCTTTCGACGCCAGTGGAACCAAAATGGCCACGGCCTCGGAGAAG GGCACAGTCATTCGAGTCTTCTCCATCCCCGAGGGACAGAAGCTTTTTGAGTTTCGGAGAGGAGTCAAGAG GTGTGTGAGCATCTGCTCGTTGGCGTTCAGCATGGAAGGACTCTACCTGTCCGCCTCCAGCAACACGGAGACGGTGCACATCTTCAAATTAGAGACGCAGAAGGAGAA gccagCGGAGGAGCCCACCACATGGGGAGGGTACCTGGGCAAGGTCCTGATGGCGTCCACCACCTACCTGCCTTCTCAGGTTACGGAAATGTTCACCCAGGGGCGAGCCTTCGCTACCGTACGTCTGCCTTTCTGTGGACATAAGAACATCTGCGCTTTAGCTGT aatTCAGAAGATTCCAAGGTTGTTGGTGGCAGCTGCTGATGGTTACCTGTATCTGTACAACTTGGATCCACAAGAGGGAGGGGAGTGCACACTAATGAAGCAGCAcag GTTGGACGGCATTGCTGAGCCAGCCAATGAGATCCTTGAGCAGTCACATGACCGCCCTCTTATGGCCCAAACCTACAGTGCTGCTGCCGCTAAAG GTTACTGTGAAGAGCAGGGAGCCGTGGGAGGGGCGGGCCTAGAAGATGACCTCAACGACCTGCACCTAGAGGAAGAGAACGAGCAACCGCCACTCATCCTTGAAACTGACTGA
- the mmd2a gene encoding monocyte to macrophage differentiation factor 2a isoform X1 — protein MDFKRTKFGRFMNCRVPASRRYQPTEYEHAANCATHGLWILPSLVGGSVLHFLSVDQWQRLAAWLYGSGLTGLFVTSTLFHTAAWKISHLRKVEQRFHMCDRMAIYFFIAASFSPWLMLRELGPWTCHMRWLIWVMAVVGSTYVFFFHERYKLVELFGYVAMGVLPALVILSMVERAGVCELALGGVFYVVGAVFFKSDGVVPFAHAIWHLFVAAGASVHYYAIWRYLYLPGPLLQTSR, from the exons ATGGACTTTAAGAGGACCAAATTTGgaag GTTCATGAACTGCAGGGTCCCGGCCAGTAGGAGGTACCAGCCCACTGAATACGAACATGCTGCAAACTGTGCCACACACGGG TTGTGGATCCTTCCCAGTCTGGTGGGCGGGTCTGTGCTGCACTTCCTGTCCGTGGACCAATGGCAACGCCTGGCTGCCTGGCTCTACGGGAGCGGCCTCACCGGCCTGTTTGTCACCTCGACACTCTTCCACACCGCCGCCTGGAAAATCAGCCACCTccg GAAGGTGGAGCAGCGTTTCCACATGTGCGACAGAATGGCCATCTACTTCTTCATCGccgcctccttctctccctg GTTGATGCTGAGGGAGCTGGGCCCCTGGACGTGCCACATGCGCTGGCTGATCTGGGTCATGGCCGTTGTGGGATCCACgtacgtcttcttcttccacgaGAG GTACAAGCTGGTTGAGTTGTTTGGATACGTGGCCATGGGGGTGCTTCCTGCTCTGGTCATCCTGTCTATG GTGGAGCGTGCGGGCGTGTGTGAACTGGCGCTGGGAGGGGTCTTCTATGTGGTGGGCGCGGTCTTCTTTAAGAGCGACGGCGTGGTCCCTTTCGCCCACGCCATCTGGCATCTCTTCGTCGCAGCGGGAGCGAGCGTTCATTATTACGCCATCTGGAGGTACCTGTACTTACCTGGGCCGCTGCTGCAGACATCGAGGTGA
- the mmd2a gene encoding monocyte to macrophage differentiation factor 2a isoform X2, giving the protein MTLWILPSLVGGSVLHFLSVDQWQRLAAWLYGSGLTGLFVTSTLFHTAAWKISHLRKVEQRFHMCDRMAIYFFIAASFSPWLMLRELGPWTCHMRWLIWVMAVVGSTYVFFFHERYKLVELFGYVAMGVLPALVILSMVERAGVCELALGGVFYVVGAVFFKSDGVVPFAHAIWHLFVAAGASVHYYAIWRYLYLPGPLLQTSR; this is encoded by the exons ATGACT TTGTGGATCCTTCCCAGTCTGGTGGGCGGGTCTGTGCTGCACTTCCTGTCCGTGGACCAATGGCAACGCCTGGCTGCCTGGCTCTACGGGAGCGGCCTCACCGGCCTGTTTGTCACCTCGACACTCTTCCACACCGCCGCCTGGAAAATCAGCCACCTccg GAAGGTGGAGCAGCGTTTCCACATGTGCGACAGAATGGCCATCTACTTCTTCATCGccgcctccttctctccctg GTTGATGCTGAGGGAGCTGGGCCCCTGGACGTGCCACATGCGCTGGCTGATCTGGGTCATGGCCGTTGTGGGATCCACgtacgtcttcttcttccacgaGAG GTACAAGCTGGTTGAGTTGTTTGGATACGTGGCCATGGGGGTGCTTCCTGCTCTGGTCATCCTGTCTATG GTGGAGCGTGCGGGCGTGTGTGAACTGGCGCTGGGAGGGGTCTTCTATGTGGTGGGCGCGGTCTTCTTTAAGAGCGACGGCGTGGTCCCTTTCGCCCACGCCATCTGGCATCTCTTCGTCGCAGCGGGAGCGAGCGTTCATTATTACGCCATCTGGAGGTACCTGTACTTACCTGGGCCGCTGCTGCAGACATCGAGGTGA
- the wipi2 gene encoding WD repeat domain phosphoinositide-interacting protein 2 isoform X1: protein MNLASQSGDAGGSQLLFANFNQDNTSLAVGTKSGYKFFSLSSVDKLEQIYECTDTEDVCIVERLFSSSLVAIVSLKAPRKLKVCHFKKGTEICNYSYSNTILAVKLNRQRLIVCLEESLYIHNIRDMKVLHTIRETPPNPSGLCALSISNDNCYLAYPGSATIGEVQVFDTVNLRAANMIPAHDSPLAALAFDASGTKMATASEKGTVIRVFSIPEGQKLFEFRRGVKRCVSICSLAFSMEGLYLSASSNTETVHIFKLETQKEKYVPAEEPTTWGGYLGKVLMASTTYLPSQVTEMFTQGRAFATVRLPFCGHKNICALAVIQKIPRLLVAAADGYLYLYNLDPQEGGECTLMKQHRLDGIAEPANEILEQSHDRPLMAQTYSAAAAKGYCEEQGAVGGAGLEDDLNDLHLEEENEQPPLILETD from the exons ATGAACCTGGCCAGTCAAAGCGGGGACGCTGGCGGAAGCCAGCTTCTCTTCGCCAACTTCAACCAGGACAACAC GTCCTTGGCTGTTGGCACCAAATCGGGATACAAGTTTTTCTCCCTGTCCTCTGTGGACAAATTGGAGCAGATATATGAATGTA CGGACACAGAGGATGTCTGCATCGTGGAGCGCCTGTTCTCCAGCAGCCTGGTGGCCATCGTGAGCCTAAAAGCGCCGAGGAAGCTCAAAGTCTGTCACTTCAAGAAGGGAACCGAGATCTGCAACTACTCCTATTCCAACACCATACTGGCAGTCAAGCTCAACAGACAG AGGCTGATCGTGTGTCTGGAGGAGTCCCTTTACATTCACAACATCCGCGACATGAAAGTGCTGCACACCATCAGAGAAACTCCACCCAACCCTTCAG GATTGTGCGCCCTTTCCATCAGCAACGATAACTGTTACCTGGCGTACCCGGGCAGTGCTACGATAGGAGAAGTCCAGGTGTTCGACACAGTCAACCTG CGAGCGGCTAACATGATTCCGGCCCACGACAGCCCATTAGCAGCTCTGGCTTTCGACGCCAGTGGAACCAAAATGGCCACGGCCTCGGAGAAG GGCACAGTCATTCGAGTCTTCTCCATCCCCGAGGGACAGAAGCTTTTTGAGTTTCGGAGAGGAGTCAAGAG GTGTGTGAGCATCTGCTCGTTGGCGTTCAGCATGGAAGGACTCTACCTGTCCGCCTCCAGCAACACGGAGACGGTGCACATCTTCAAATTAGAGACGCAGAAGGAGAAGTATGT gccagCGGAGGAGCCCACCACATGGGGAGGGTACCTGGGCAAGGTCCTGATGGCGTCCACCACCTACCTGCCTTCTCAGGTTACGGAAATGTTCACCCAGGGGCGAGCCTTCGCTACCGTACGTCTGCCTTTCTGTGGACATAAGAACATCTGCGCTTTAGCTGT aatTCAGAAGATTCCAAGGTTGTTGGTGGCAGCTGCTGATGGTTACCTGTATCTGTACAACTTGGATCCACAAGAGGGAGGGGAGTGCACACTAATGAAGCAGCAcag GTTGGACGGCATTGCTGAGCCAGCCAATGAGATCCTTGAGCAGTCACATGACCGCCCTCTTATGGCCCAAACCTACAGTGCTGCTGCCGCTAAAG GTTACTGTGAAGAGCAGGGAGCCGTGGGAGGGGCGGGCCTAGAAGATGACCTCAACGACCTGCACCTAGAGGAAGAGAACGAGCAACCGCCACTCATCCTTGAAACTGACTGA